The Gammaproteobacteria bacterium genome has a segment encoding these proteins:
- the cas3u gene encoding type I-U CRISPR-associated helicase/endonuclease Cas3: MTDQMPSSPILCFEDFDMLYRALTGHDGACRWQHRLFADIEAGRFPAGIELATGLGKTSIIALWVLALGRALGRSSHVVPRRLVYVVDRRVVVDQASEFAEQVCERLELAAEDEEHALHEIATALKNGGCTSSVVEVSTLRGQRALDTRWRDDPTRPAIIVGTVDMIGSRLFFSAYGRVGPWGRALEAGLLGQDCLLVLDEAHLCSPFATTLTAIERRVGTLAPFAVVRMGATMEPVRDLLRRTPGLPEEPTTRRVFQLLDDATVIDGHSWPKETDDQKVSDRLNAKKKLEVEELDANRGVGAQLAGWAIEKSRADTGAVIGVVVNTVAEVRKCAAALRHGGVPDEQIVTLTGSMRGWDRDDVVKGDSYARFKSQRDRNVVFDAPLFLVATSCVEVGADIDCDHLGVEACAADSLIQRLGRVNRLGASTRDVTVKLVGDKKGTDPAGKVFARVQTLAADGQELQGAPATFPTRLRDGLDDAEARGLFDVRVPPPALTSAVLDDFAMTSKHPRAGARPDVGRWLHGSVEDSSLYVEIAWRWELDRVTEPEDAERLVAAFPIGARETARCPLYEAVDLLKAVRGRSVEDDALGARVLLVTRYGETTKFRLRNLPTDDDGELRAALHDATVVLPTSAGGYDDRFVDPAWKEAVSDIAEQAQPSSRAQRRRLWIDAGKVTATSANDSEPQQIEPDTDAEDLLSEVEYVADELLGTGWRLVEAAGTGKRGVIVAREDRRALEEAEDDDGSLGFQNDVLLTQHLGDARTKATELCQRLSLPTELRDTVIEAAGQHDLGKDRPWWQRAVGRIEKPAVAKSDHARFDHTINRGYRHELGSVADLGDGQVTLPITVDRELCLHLVAAHHGHARPGFRVEAMGPVVTDEAKRVLSETPTRFAKLQAQHGWWSLAWIEALVKAADVLASRDEENSP; the protein is encoded by the coding sequence GTGACGGATCAGATGCCCAGCAGTCCCATTCTTTGCTTCGAGGACTTCGATATGCTCTATCGTGCCCTCACTGGTCACGACGGCGCGTGCCGCTGGCAGCACCGACTCTTCGCAGACATCGAAGCGGGCCGCTTCCCGGCCGGCATTGAGCTTGCCACCGGTCTGGGCAAGACATCGATCATCGCGCTCTGGGTCTTGGCGCTGGGCCGGGCGCTCGGGCGCTCCTCGCACGTTGTTCCTCGTCGGCTCGTCTACGTCGTCGATCGTCGGGTGGTCGTGGACCAGGCATCCGAGTTCGCGGAGCAGGTCTGTGAGCGCCTCGAGCTGGCGGCCGAGGACGAGGAGCATGCGCTCCATGAGATCGCGACGGCACTGAAGAACGGAGGCTGCACTTCTTCGGTCGTCGAGGTGTCCACGCTCCGTGGGCAGCGCGCGCTCGACACGCGCTGGCGGGACGACCCGACGCGCCCCGCAATCATCGTCGGCACGGTCGATATGATCGGCTCCCGCCTTTTCTTCAGCGCCTACGGTCGCGTGGGCCCCTGGGGCCGCGCCCTCGAGGCCGGCCTGCTTGGGCAGGACTGTCTGCTCGTCCTCGACGAGGCTCATCTCTGCTCGCCCTTCGCGACGACGCTTACCGCGATTGAACGGCGCGTCGGCACACTGGCTCCATTCGCGGTCGTGAGGATGGGCGCCACGATGGAGCCCGTTCGCGACCTGCTCCGGCGAACGCCCGGGCTGCCCGAGGAGCCGACCACGCGACGTGTCTTCCAGCTCCTCGACGACGCAACCGTCATCGACGGACACAGTTGGCCGAAGGAGACCGATGACCAGAAGGTCAGCGATCGCCTCAACGCCAAGAAGAAGCTCGAGGTCGAGGAGCTGGACGCCAACAGGGGCGTCGGCGCTCAGCTCGCTGGGTGGGCCATCGAGAAATCTAGGGCCGACACTGGAGCGGTCATCGGCGTCGTGGTGAACACCGTCGCCGAGGTTAGGAAATGTGCTGCTGCGCTTCGCCACGGCGGCGTGCCTGACGAGCAAATCGTGACTCTCACGGGCAGCATGCGCGGCTGGGATCGCGATGACGTCGTGAAGGGCGACAGCTACGCGCGCTTCAAGAGCCAACGTGATCGCAATGTGGTCTTCGACGCGCCGCTCTTCTTGGTCGCGACCTCCTGCGTCGAGGTCGGCGCCGACATCGACTGCGACCACCTGGGTGTCGAGGCCTGCGCCGCCGACAGCCTCATCCAGCGGCTCGGTCGCGTGAACCGGCTTGGTGCCAGCACTCGCGACGTCACGGTGAAGTTGGTGGGCGACAAGAAAGGCACCGACCCTGCCGGGAAGGTCTTCGCGCGCGTCCAGACGCTCGCGGCCGACGGACAGGAACTTCAGGGTGCACCGGCAACGTTCCCCACGCGTCTGCGAGATGGGCTCGATGACGCTGAGGCGCGCGGGCTCTTCGATGTGCGCGTTCCTCCTCCGGCGCTGACCAGCGCGGTGCTCGACGACTTCGCGATGACCTCGAAACACCCGAGGGCCGGGGCTCGCCCGGATGTCGGCCGCTGGCTCCACGGCAGCGTCGAAGACTCATCGCTCTACGTCGAGATCGCGTGGCGCTGGGAGTTGGATCGGGTGACCGAGCCCGAAGACGCCGAACGGCTCGTCGCAGCGTTCCCGATCGGTGCGCGTGAGACGGCGCGGTGTCCGCTCTACGAGGCAGTCGACCTACTCAAGGCCGTTCGTGGCCGCTCCGTCGAAGACGACGCACTCGGAGCACGTGTCCTGCTCGTCACGCGCTACGGTGAGACCACGAAGTTTCGCCTTCGCAACCTTCCCACCGACGACGACGGCGAACTTCGCGCGGCCCTTCACGACGCCACGGTGGTGCTGCCGACGAGCGCGGGCGGCTACGATGATCGTTTCGTTGATCCTGCCTGGAAGGAGGCGGTAAGCGACATTGCGGAACAGGCGCAGCCGTCGAGCCGCGCGCAGCGCCGTCGTCTCTGGATCGACGCTGGGAAAGTCACGGCAACCTCAGCGAACGACAGTGAACCACAGCAGATCGAGCCGGACACGGACGCCGAGGATCTCTTGAGCGAGGTCGAATACGTAGCGGACGAGCTGCTCGGGACTGGCTGGCGGCTTGTCGAGGCGGCGGGTACCGGAAAGCGCGGCGTGATCGTGGCCCGTGAAGACCGCCGTGCGCTCGAAGAGGCAGAGGACGACGACGGCTCTCTCGGCTTCCAGAACGATGTTCTGCTCACCCAGCACCTGGGCGACGCCCGTACCAAGGCGACGGAGCTGTGCCAGCGGCTGTCGCTGCCCACGGAGCTGCGCGACACCGTCATCGAGGCCGCTGGCCAGCACGACCTCGGCAAGGACCGCCCGTGGTGGCAGCGCGCCGTGGGCCGCATCGAGAAGCCTGCGGTCGCTAAGTCAGACCACGCGCGCTTCGATCACACGATCAACCGAGGCTACCGCCACGAACTGGGCTCCGTGGCAGACCTCGGTGATGGCCAGGTGACCTTGCCAATCACGGTCGACCGAGAGTTGTGCCTGCACCTCGTCGCTGCCCACCACGGCCACGCTCGCCCCGGCTTTCGTGTCGAGGCGATGGGCCCGGTCGTCACCGACGAGGCGAAGCGTGTCTTGTCGGAGACGCCGACGCGCTTCGCCAAGCTCCAAGCGCA
- a CDS encoding transcriptional regulator, with translation MDKYERIFRLHRILANRRTPIAVADLRERLDDCSRATLYRDIAFLRDELGAPLDKDPETGGFICRPGPDGRAYELPGLWFSAAELQALVTFHELLGGLGSGLLEEHLAPFAGRIDELIRHRRLQLGELPRRVRLLGGAGRAPGIAFQPVASALLERRELAFHYHSRSRDQHTERRVSPQRLVHYRDNWYLDAWDPSRRALRTFSLDRIRHAQVLAAVARNIPDAELDQYFGDAYGIFSGKANKLAVLRFSAERSRWVADERWHPRQSGQFDTDGRYELRVPYRDARELIGEILRHGAAVEVLEPDELRRAVGAALRDALASYLPVRAGEA, from the coding sequence ATGGACAAGTACGAGCGGATCTTTCGACTGCACCGGATTCTGGCGAACCGCCGCACACCCATTGCCGTGGCGGATCTGCGCGAGCGCCTGGATGATTGCTCCCGGGCGACGCTTTACCGCGACATCGCCTTCCTTCGCGATGAGCTGGGTGCACCGCTCGACAAAGACCCGGAGACGGGCGGTTTCATCTGTCGGCCGGGACCGGACGGCCGCGCCTATGAGCTGCCGGGACTCTGGTTCAGCGCGGCCGAACTCCAGGCGCTGGTCACGTTTCACGAGCTGCTGGGAGGTCTCGGCTCCGGGCTGCTCGAAGAACACCTTGCGCCGTTCGCCGGCCGCATCGACGAACTCATCCGCCACCGGCGCCTGCAGCTCGGCGAACTGCCCAGGCGCGTGCGCCTGCTCGGCGGGGCAGGGCGCGCGCCCGGTATCGCTTTTCAGCCCGTGGCCTCCGCGTTGCTGGAGCGGCGGGAACTCGCTTTTCATTATCACTCCCGCTCCCGTGACCAGCACACCGAACGGCGGGTCTCGCCGCAACGGCTGGTGCACTACCGCGACAACTGGTATCTCGACGCCTGGGATCCGTCGCGCCGGGCGTTGCGAACGTTCTCGCTCGACCGCATCCGCCACGCACAAGTCCTCGCAGCAGTGGCCCGCAACATCCCGGACGCCGAACTCGATCAGTACTTCGGCGACGCCTATGGCATCTTCTCCGGCAAAGCGAACAAGCTGGCCGTTCTGCGATTCTCGGCGGAGCGCTCCCGCTGGGTGGCCGACGAGCGCTGGCACCCGCGCCAGTCCGGGCAGTTCGACACGGATGGGCGCTACGAACTGCGCGTGCCGTACCGGGACGCGCGGGAACTCATCGGCGAGATCCTGCGCCACGGTGCCGCGGTCGAGGTCCTGGAGCCGGACGAGCTGCGGCGGGCCGTGGGCGCCGCCTTGCGTGATGCGCTGGCGTCCTACCTCCCGGTGAGAGCGGGTGAGGCATGA